The Altererythrobacter sp. Root672 genome includes a window with the following:
- a CDS encoding asparagine synthase C-terminal domain-containing protein encodes MQLRYLAAAGRGEALERFSATLAACGLALEPALRGPELAIWTVPGTPSLCAPDGSALAIGVLFDRASGQRLERLRAPVPSETQFVERYWGAYVLLASRGDGHHAVLRDPSGGVTAYHRRCEPLDIYASDAELLAAAGPLEPDPAFLQHWLSFPALRTGLTGIRGICEIVPGSAHIRIGNDERMTPCWTPWTYAAPDRSIRRFEDAADMLRETVLHAVPRLLGNSTTTVLQLSGGLDSSIVAAALAHAGRPFRAVTFATVTPDGDERRYARDVAQHCGIELAELLEERALPDFAEVPPLALRPLPNALLRIVHRGMANHLALTGGELALDGAGGDNVFAALATSSPALDALCREGPRAGLAALEDLARLHGTTVWAAARAAARRSRRTRVAWEREDAFLAKAAALPTCADHPWLRDIAAADRGTLEHVQSIAGIFHFLTDPTPGASASLHPLLAQPILEACLRVPAWLWIREGRDRAVAREAFRGLLPDSILARRSKGSLVSLFTTGYMARRAELESLLLEGKLAATGLLDRDAIRTYLRRDGQPEDARYIRLIDLASAETWLRSFDR; translated from the coding sequence ATGCAGCTGCGCTACCTTGCGGCGGCCGGACGCGGCGAAGCCCTCGAGCGGTTCTCGGCAACGCTCGCAGCCTGCGGACTAGCGCTCGAGCCCGCCCTCCGCGGTCCGGAGCTCGCAATCTGGACAGTTCCGGGAACGCCCAGCCTCTGCGCGCCGGACGGCTCGGCCCTTGCTATCGGCGTCCTGTTCGATCGCGCCAGCGGCCAGCGGCTCGAACGGCTCAGGGCCCCCGTGCCAAGCGAGACGCAATTCGTCGAACGTTACTGGGGCGCCTACGTGCTGCTTGCGAGCCGCGGAGACGGGCACCATGCGGTGCTGCGCGACCCGTCAGGCGGGGTGACGGCTTATCATCGCCGCTGCGAGCCCCTCGATATCTACGCTTCGGACGCCGAGCTGCTGGCCGCGGCCGGCCCGCTCGAACCCGACCCAGCGTTCCTGCAGCACTGGCTGAGCTTTCCCGCCCTGCGCACGGGCCTTACCGGCATTCGCGGCATCTGCGAGATCGTGCCGGGCTCGGCGCATATCCGGATCGGCAACGACGAACGCATGACGCCCTGCTGGACCCCCTGGACCTACGCTGCGCCCGATCGGTCAATCCGCCGGTTTGAGGACGCGGCCGACATGTTGCGCGAGACCGTCCTCCACGCCGTCCCGCGCCTGCTCGGCAACAGCACCACAACCGTCCTCCAGCTGTCAGGCGGTCTCGACTCCTCGATTGTCGCTGCGGCACTGGCCCACGCAGGCCGGCCCTTTCGAGCGGTCACTTTCGCTACGGTGACCCCTGATGGCGACGAACGCCGATACGCCCGCGACGTCGCGCAGCACTGCGGGATCGAGCTTGCCGAGCTGCTCGAAGAGCGCGCCTTGCCCGACTTCGCCGAGGTCCCACCGCTTGCGCTGCGCCCGCTGCCCAACGCGCTGTTGCGGATAGTCCATCGGGGCATGGCCAACCATCTGGCGCTCACCGGCGGCGAGCTTGCGCTCGACGGCGCTGGCGGCGACAACGTGTTTGCCGCGCTCGCAACGAGCTCACCCGCACTCGACGCGCTCTGCCGTGAGGGCCCTCGCGCCGGGCTAGCTGCCTTGGAGGATCTTGCCCGGCTGCACGGGACCACCGTCTGGGCCGCGGCGCGCGCGGCCGCCCGCCGCTCTCGTCGAACCCGTGTGGCCTGGGAGCGTGAGGACGCGTTCCTCGCGAAGGCGGCTGCCCTTCCGACCTGCGCAGACCATCCCTGGCTGCGCGACATCGCCGCGGCCGATCGCGGCACGCTCGAACACGTCCAGTCGATCGCCGGGATTTTTCACTTCCTCACAGATCCCACGCCAGGCGCTAGCGCTTCGCTGCATCCGCTTCTTGCCCAGCCCATCCTCGAAGCCTGCCTGCGGGTGCCCGCGTGGTTGTGGATCCGCGAAGGCCGGGACCGCGCCGTCGCGCGCGAAGCGTTTCGCGGGCTGCTGCCGGACTCGATCCTCGCTCGCCGCTCGAAGGGAAGCCTCGTGAGCCTGTTCACGACCGGCTACATGGCGCGCCGCGCAGAACTCGAAAGCCTGCTGCTCGAAGGCAAGCTCGCTGCGACCGGGTTGCTCGACCGCGACGCGATCCGGACCTACCTGCGTCGCGACGGCCAGCCCGAGGATGCGCGCTACATTCGGCTGATCGACCTCGCATCCGCCGAGACCTGGCTGCGCTCGTTCGACCGCTGA
- a CDS encoding Atxe2 family lasso peptide isopeptidase, translating into MTGRRIRRDALGAVLITALALASPPASAGPSVPELVEVSDVTGLSASPSGRMVAFRVERPSLDRNTYILEWYVGDLESGATRRIADGGAPIEGGGEPLAVEAPVWSPDERFVFFRALVDGAIGVWRTAVDGSGSWPVGVTDADVERLVPGEDGSSLTYSLGPSRAEVERAEWSEYDEGILVDGSVDLNQNLYRGGWVDGRLASQRLTGQWYSRAGLLWRSPRQRYRLDLQSLAVAELGPETPAVVGPLTPEALGAALVLQEPGRPTVRVRRQAGRSTIEVQQGGEMTTCKAAACSARRVVSLAWRPGTDELVFTTQDDLYRQSLHLWNPARGTVGTLVRGEGLIAGSREPARPCALTPRSAVCVTASAVAPSRLEAIDLSTGARTVLFDPNATLRGRTMPRVEQLSWTLPDGREASGTVLLPPGALAVPAPLFVTYYACPGYLRGGVGDEYPLAPLADAGFVVACLNMVSDESVDMVASYRAGLASVEALVDDLTKRGWADPSRIGMGGFSHGSEVTMWVAMNTPLLAAAAVASPQFTPSAYWSNALPGRDFTGVLRGFFGLASPDEAPERWRVVSPALNVDTIKAPLLMQMPENEARAQAEIYARLALTSTPVELYAFPDENHVKFQPRHRLAVYRRNLDWFRFWLQGIADPDPVKADQYHRWQAMRLKRDADQRSNERSQVSADARSISRM; encoded by the coding sequence GTGACCGGGCGGCGGATCAGACGCGACGCGCTAGGCGCAGTCCTGATTACCGCTCTGGCGCTCGCCAGCCCGCCGGCGAGCGCCGGGCCGAGCGTCCCGGAGCTCGTCGAGGTGAGCGATGTAACCGGTCTCTCGGCTTCGCCGAGCGGTCGAATGGTGGCGTTCCGGGTCGAGCGCCCCTCGCTCGATCGCAACACTTATATCCTGGAATGGTATGTCGGCGATCTCGAGAGCGGGGCGACACGGCGCATCGCCGACGGGGGCGCCCCGATCGAAGGTGGTGGGGAACCGCTCGCGGTCGAGGCACCGGTGTGGTCGCCTGACGAGCGCTTTGTCTTCTTCCGCGCGCTGGTCGACGGCGCGATCGGCGTCTGGCGCACGGCCGTTGACGGATCGGGCAGCTGGCCGGTCGGGGTCACCGACGCGGACGTTGAACGTCTGGTCCCAGGCGAGGACGGGTCTTCGCTGACCTACAGCCTCGGACCTTCGCGCGCGGAAGTCGAACGTGCCGAGTGGAGCGAATACGACGAAGGCATCCTTGTCGATGGAAGCGTCGACCTCAACCAGAACCTATATCGCGGGGGCTGGGTCGACGGGCGCCTTGCGAGCCAGCGGCTGACCGGGCAGTGGTACAGCCGCGCGGGGCTGTTGTGGCGGTCGCCACGGCAGCGCTATCGCCTCGACCTTCAATCCCTGGCGGTGGCCGAACTTGGTCCCGAAACGCCTGCCGTCGTGGGGCCACTCACGCCAGAGGCGCTTGGGGCGGCCCTTGTCCTTCAAGAGCCCGGTCGGCCTACGGTGCGGGTGCGGCGTCAGGCGGGTCGGTCGACCATCGAGGTCCAGCAGGGCGGGGAGATGACCACCTGCAAGGCGGCGGCCTGCTCTGCGCGGCGCGTGGTCTCCCTGGCGTGGCGGCCCGGAACAGACGAGCTCGTTTTTACCACACAGGACGACCTTTATCGCCAGTCGCTTCACCTGTGGAATCCGGCGCGCGGTACGGTGGGAACCCTCGTGCGCGGCGAGGGCCTGATCGCCGGGTCGCGCGAGCCGGCGCGGCCCTGCGCGCTGACTCCCCGGTCCGCGGTCTGCGTGACCGCGAGCGCAGTGGCGCCTTCGCGCCTTGAGGCTATCGATTTGTCGACCGGCGCGCGGACCGTGCTGTTCGATCCCAACGCGACCTTGCGGGGTCGCACGATGCCGCGCGTCGAACAGCTTTCCTGGACACTCCCCGACGGGCGTGAGGCCAGCGGAACGGTGCTGCTGCCGCCGGGCGCTTTGGCCGTGCCCGCGCCGCTGTTCGTCACCTACTACGCTTGCCCGGGCTATCTGCGCGGGGGTGTCGGCGACGAGTACCCGCTGGCCCCGCTGGCCGATGCCGGGTTCGTTGTGGCTTGCCTCAACATGGTGAGCGACGAGAGTGTCGACATGGTCGCAAGCTATCGGGCGGGCCTCGCGAGCGTCGAGGCGCTCGTCGATGATCTGACAAAGCGCGGATGGGCCGATCCTTCGCGGATCGGTATGGGCGGGTTCAGCCACGGCAGCGAGGTGACGATGTGGGTGGCCATGAATACGCCGCTGCTCGCCGCCGCCGCAGTGGCCTCGCCGCAGTTCACGCCGTCGGCCTACTGGAGCAATGCCTTGCCGGGGCGGGATTTTACGGGCGTGCTGCGCGGCTTCTTTGGCCTCGCCAGCCCAGACGAGGCGCCCGAGCGCTGGCGCGTTGTCTCGCCGGCGCTGAATGTCGACACGATCAAGGCGCCGCTGCTCATGCAGATGCCCGAGAACGAGGCGCGCGCGCAGGCCGAAATCTACGCGCGGCTGGCCCTGACCTCGACGCCGGTCGAGCTCTACGCCTTTCCGGACGAGAACCACGTCAAGTTCCAGCCGCGCCACCGGCTTGCGGTTTACCGGCGCAATCTCGACTGGTTCCGCTTCTGGCTGCAGGGCATCGCCGACCCCGATCCCGTCAAGGCCGATCAGTACCACCGATGGCAGGCCATGCGGCTGAAGCGCGACGCGGATCAGCGGTCGAACGAGCGCAGCCAGGTCTCGGCGGATGCGAGGTCGATCAGCCGAATGTAG
- a CDS encoding TonB-dependent receptor — translation MQRNFWGSLLTAGAGAAIVIAGPACAREDEQFVFEIPAQDLSASLRAISLQSGQSIVASGDLVRSRQAPAVSGTFTAEDAVRALLMGSGLEVRRVGDALVVVSAGGGERPAPAELAGGVTQAEGGTIVVTGSHLRGAPASSPVIVIGREDIDQTGATSVEQLMRKLPQNSQGGVNQENFGVTLPDQDVTDHGAGVNLRGLGQRATLVLLDGRRLAPSGYGAYVDISLIPVSLIERVEVLTDGASAIYGSDAVGGVVNFILRDQLDGLETTMQAGATTRGGGEQVLLSQAGGADWGRGHGLLAYEFRGENEIRAGEREFTIGLRPDTFLTPRERRHSVLASLEQAVADSLTFNAIGTYAHRTTERTYFDSTTPLPVGAHAVADSVTVTGELTYLFGNDWRARLEGTYALSDTDQQQTQPGGIELANARDVRNEVVGGALKIDGALFELPGGAVRVALGGELRQESYRDGFESSAFARSEKRVSRDVSSLFGELSIPLVSSVNRMPGMERLELSLAGRFDAYSGTGSAFDPKLGALWSPVEGLDLRASYGTSFRAPLLAEVGGVYDVFYAPAYLAYQDPALAPPGSIIAVLQGSDPDIGPETSRTWSAGAEIAPAFAPGLSLSLNYYSVRFTDRIALPIRSIAVVGDPAFDPIVDHSPDLRELTAIIEGARQTFDVTGPGFSDGGATPADVDVMLDTRVSNTAETTTNGIDAILRYAFEAGTNRLVLDANVTHVLSFDNRLTAASPVSQSLDRPFGPLSWRARGGISWSRGPWAGSLALNYAAGYDDDRRPLLVAVGSWTTVDLNLSYEFEQTASAGLRGLRLTLYAENLFDAAPPPLLPEPGHTSGIGYDPVNASGRGRFVSLQARKSW, via the coding sequence ATGCAACGCAACTTTTGGGGGTCGCTGCTCACGGCCGGGGCCGGGGCCGCGATTGTAATCGCCGGGCCAGCCTGTGCTCGCGAAGACGAGCAATTTGTATTCGAGATACCTGCGCAGGATCTGTCGGCGTCTCTGCGCGCGATCTCGCTGCAAAGCGGTCAGAGCATTGTCGCATCCGGGGATCTCGTCAGGAGCCGCCAGGCACCGGCTGTCTCCGGCACGTTCACCGCAGAAGACGCCGTGCGCGCGCTGCTCATGGGAAGTGGTCTGGAGGTCAGGCGCGTCGGCGACGCCCTGGTTGTCGTCAGCGCGGGAGGAGGCGAAAGACCGGCCCCCGCGGAGCTCGCCGGCGGGGTCACCCAAGCAGAGGGCGGCACGATTGTCGTGACCGGTAGCCATTTGCGCGGCGCGCCGGCGAGCTCACCTGTCATCGTCATCGGGCGCGAGGATATCGACCAGACCGGGGCGACCTCTGTCGAGCAGCTCATGCGCAAGCTGCCGCAGAACTCGCAGGGCGGCGTGAACCAGGAGAATTTCGGGGTCACGCTGCCCGACCAGGACGTCACCGACCACGGAGCAGGGGTCAACCTGCGGGGGCTCGGCCAGCGCGCGACGCTGGTACTGCTCGATGGCAGGCGACTGGCACCGAGCGGCTACGGCGCTTACGTCGACATCTCGCTGATCCCCGTCAGCCTGATCGAGCGTGTCGAGGTTCTCACCGACGGTGCCTCGGCCATCTACGGGTCCGATGCCGTGGGCGGCGTGGTCAATTTCATCCTGCGCGATCAGCTCGACGGTCTCGAGACGACCATGCAGGCCGGTGCCACGACGCGCGGGGGCGGCGAGCAGGTGCTGTTGTCGCAGGCGGGAGGCGCCGACTGGGGCAGGGGCCACGGCCTGCTCGCCTACGAGTTCCGGGGCGAGAACGAGATCCGCGCGGGCGAGCGCGAGTTCACCATCGGTCTGCGGCCCGATACCTTTCTCACCCCGCGTGAACGGCGCCACAGCGTGCTTGCGAGCCTCGAGCAGGCCGTGGCGGATAGCCTGACTTTCAATGCCATCGGCACCTACGCCCATCGCACGACCGAGCGCACCTACTTCGATTCAACCACACCGCTCCCTGTCGGCGCCCACGCCGTGGCCGATTCCGTGACGGTTACAGGAGAGCTGACCTACCTTTTCGGCAACGATTGGCGCGCGCGGCTTGAAGGCACTTACGCGCTGTCCGACACCGACCAGCAGCAGACCCAGCCCGGCGGTATCGAGCTCGCCAATGCGCGCGATGTCCGTAACGAGGTCGTGGGAGGCGCGCTAAAGATCGACGGCGCGCTGTTCGAGCTGCCCGGCGGCGCGGTCCGCGTGGCGCTTGGCGGCGAGCTCCGTCAGGAAAGCTATCGCGACGGTTTTGAGTCTTCGGCCTTCGCGAGGAGCGAAAAGCGCGTGAGCCGCGACGTCTCATCCTTGTTTGGCGAGCTGTCGATTCCGCTCGTCTCGAGCGTGAACCGCATGCCGGGCATGGAGCGGCTTGAGCTGTCTCTGGCCGGCCGGTTTGACGCCTATTCGGGGACAGGCTCCGCGTTCGACCCCAAGCTTGGCGCGCTGTGGTCGCCGGTCGAGGGCCTCGACTTGCGCGCCTCCTACGGCACGTCGTTCCGCGCGCCGCTGCTCGCCGAGGTCGGCGGCGTCTACGACGTGTTCTATGCGCCGGCCTACCTTGCCTACCAGGATCCTGCGTTGGCCCCGCCCGGGTCGATCATCGCCGTGCTTCAAGGCAGCGATCCGGACATCGGTCCCGAGACATCGCGCACCTGGTCGGCCGGCGCCGAGATCGCCCCGGCCTTTGCCCCGGGGCTGTCGCTGTCGCTGAATTACTATTCGGTCCGGTTCACGGACCGCATTGCCTTGCCGATACGATCCATTGCGGTCGTCGGCGACCCGGCGTTCGACCCCATCGTAGATCACAGTCCCGATCTGCGCGAACTTACCGCGATCATCGAGGGTGCTCGTCAGACCTTCGATGTGACCGGGCCGGGTTTTTCTGATGGCGGCGCCACGCCGGCCGATGTCGACGTCATGCTCGACACCCGCGTCAGCAACACCGCCGAAACCACGACGAACGGTATCGATGCTATCCTTCGCTACGCGTTCGAGGCGGGCACCAACCGCCTCGTCCTCGATGCGAACGTCACTCACGTCCTGTCGTTCGACAATCGGCTGACCGCTGCCAGTCCCGTGTCACAATCGCTCGACCGCCCCTTCGGGCCGCTGTCCTGGCGCGCGCGGGGCGGGATCAGCTGGAGTCGAGGGCCGTGGGCCGGGAGCCTCGCCCTGAATTACGCCGCCGGTTACGATGACGATCGGCGTCCGCTCCTCGTCGCGGTCGGCTCCTGGACGACGGTGGACCTCAACCTGTCCTATGAGTTTGAGCAGACCGCCTCTGCCGGGCTGAGGGGCCTGCGCCTGACGCTCTACGCCGAGAACCTGTTCGACGCCGCGCCCCCGCCGCTCCTGCCCGAACCGGGCCACACGAGCGGGATCGGCTACGACCCGGTCAATGCGAGCGGGCGCGGCCGGTTCGTGTCGCTGCAGGCGCGGAAGAGCTGGTGA
- a CDS encoding FecR family protein, with the protein MVWPFISRRERVRRQASGWLAKLNGPHDERDWAAFAAWYHASPDHAASFDRLSALFETAAEMRPSRVSEPEWREPRRIPAYAFVAAAAIAGGVIVAFAVLSARPVSPRADPSTQLAVFSAALDASSLVHLADGSDVELAPGSRLNVDIDSNERRLRLERGEGRFVVKHEGRPFIVTAEQATIVARGTEFRVRLGAEGTLVSLIEGRIDVSYATSRQDSGRRMAQLTAGQHLMVPTAPPEDGPTSVATGRTTMIEFNDTRLDEAVEQINRNATPGVRLADPELARLRVTGAFEAGDARAFARSVAAALSLHLVEEPDGSLGLQREGAAQ; encoded by the coding sequence CCTTTCATTAGCCGTCGCGAGAGGGTGCGGCGGCAGGCATCCGGCTGGCTGGCGAAGTTGAACGGCCCGCATGATGAACGCGATTGGGCTGCGTTTGCGGCCTGGTACCACGCTAGCCCGGATCACGCCGCAAGCTTCGATCGTCTTTCGGCGCTGTTTGAGACTGCCGCGGAAATGCGACCTTCGCGCGTGAGCGAACCTGAGTGGAGGGAGCCTCGTCGCATCCCGGCCTATGCCTTTGTCGCCGCGGCCGCGATCGCAGGCGGGGTCATCGTGGCCTTCGCGGTCCTGAGCGCCCGGCCGGTCTCACCGCGAGCGGACCCCTCAACCCAGCTCGCCGTCTTTTCCGCGGCCCTGGACGCGAGCTCGCTGGTTCATCTCGCCGATGGGTCAGACGTGGAGCTGGCGCCTGGCTCAAGGCTCAACGTGGACATCGACAGCAACGAACGCCGCTTGCGGCTCGAGCGCGGCGAGGGACGGTTTGTGGTGAAGCACGAGGGCCGGCCCTTCATTGTCACAGCCGAACAGGCCACCATTGTTGCGCGCGGGACCGAGTTTCGGGTCCGGCTCGGTGCCGAGGGCACGCTGGTGTCTCTGATCGAGGGCCGGATCGACGTTTCCTACGCTACCTCACGGCAAGATTCGGGCCGGCGGATGGCTCAACTGACAGCTGGTCAGCACCTCATGGTGCCAACAGCGCCGCCCGAGGACGGTCCGACGTCCGTTGCAACGGGCCGGACAACGATGATCGAGTTCAACGACACGAGGCTTGACGAGGCCGTTGAGCAAATCAACCGCAATGCGACCCCTGGTGTCCGGCTGGCTGACCCTGAACTGGCCAGGCTGCGGGTGACCGGGGCTTTCGAGGCCGGCGATGCCAGGGCCTTCGCCCGGAGCGTCGCTGCCGCGCTGAGCCTGCACCTCGTTGAGGAACCGGACGGAAGCCTCGGGCTGCAGAGGGAAGGGGCAGCCCAATAG